In Mangifera indica cultivar Alphonso chromosome 7, CATAS_Mindica_2.1, whole genome shotgun sequence, the genomic window GAAGACCATCGTGTGCGAACAGGAGTTTCCAAAACATTTTCACACGCCATAATATGTTACACGCATGTGTACACTAGAAGAAATATGTAACACGCTTGAACGAACCACAAAACCATCACACATGCTACCATACCTTCTGAACAGTGCTCACACGCTGCATGAACCTATTTGTCCACGCGCCTCTGACTATCTACACGCACCCTCACGTGCTTCATCCACGACTTACAACCGTTCGTGATCTTGAATGGCGCGCACGTGCACCTAGACGGGTTAATCTACACTGATTGGGTTGATTCTAGGCATGATTTGATCCCATTTGACTTTGACCAGATCGTCTTAACGCTCTTGGCTTGAGAGTCAATCTTCCGGGTTTTCGTAACTAAGTTTTGACCTATGACTGTGAAAGAAACCCTAGCGTCGATTTTGAGACTCCAGCAACGCAATTCGCCGGTCATTGATGGTCTAATCGGTTTCTAAAGAGGAGTAAAGTAACCTATGACTTACAGGCTTGGCTATACGGGCAATTTCGTTGTTGGATTCTTCGGCAGAAACCATTAATAGGCAAGTGAACCCAGAGTATCCATTTGATGAAGACCAGTCTTCAAAAGAAGATTATAAGCCAATCCCGTTATTGCTGGCGACTGAAAGGAATAGTAGAGATTGTAAACAGGATACTAGAAGTACGTCCCCAGCTAGTTGAGCATAAAAACAAACTGGCTCAGAATATATTGCATGTGGCAATTAAGCACAATCAATGTGACCtctttattgaaatatattggGTTTGTAAAGATGGAAATCAAaatctatattataaaaaatcaattagtttgTGTTAAGGTTTAATTAAGTATACTTATATATCAAccactttattaatttttattaaatgtgagaCTCTTTTTTATTTAGTCTTCAATACTCTTGATccatgtgaaaaatataaaaataccaaTGACAAGCTTAGTCCGAAAGGTTGACACAAATGGCTACACCATTTTACACCATGCTGCGGACATGGAGGAAGAGACTACACAAATTAACCCTGAAGGACCTGCATAACAACTCCAGGATGAGACAAAGTGGTACAAAATAAGCTCGGCCCCCTCTTTCTCCTACAAGATTTTTACCTCATAAATGTGCTTAAATGTAAGTTATGTTTTCATATATATGCAGCGTGCAGAGGAGGTAACACTCTTCCACTACGCCATGTTGCGCGACAAGAAGGAAAACAAGACTTGCGAAGAGCTATTCAAAACGAAGCACAATGAACTACTCAAGCAAGCACAGCAATGGAGAAAAGACACTCCTCACTCTTGCTCTGCAGTGGCTGTTCTCGTTGCTAGCGTGGCCTTCACAGCTGCCTACACTGTACCA contains:
- the LOC123221470 gene encoding ankyrin repeat-containing protein ITN1-like; protein product: MTSLVRKVDTNGYTILHHAADMEEETTQINPEGPRAEEVTLFHYAMLRDKKENKTCEELFKTKHNELLKQAQQWRKDTPHSCSAVAVLVASVAFTAAYTVPGGSNEKGFPVFLNNTLFLVFTVMDAIALTCSLTSIVMFLSFLT